The genomic segment CCAACTCAACAGTCATTTTTCCGATTTTAAATATTACGTCATCTTCGTGGATCACTTTACTAAATACATTTGATACTCTACCCTCTCAAAAGAAATCTCATGTTCTTGATGTTTTTGTACGATTTAAATCTATTgtagaaaaatattttctttgcccCATAATAACACTATATTCTGATAATGGAGGCGAATACCAAGCTCTCACCGAGTTTCTTTCTCAATCTGGAATGACTCATCTTACTACTCTACTCCTCATACTCCTGAACACAATGGTTACTCAGAACGGCGTCACCAACACATCGTTGAAACGGGTCTTGCTCTTCTCCAACACGCCTTCATTCCCCTTACTGGAATTATGCTTTCGCTATAGCAATGTACCTTATTAACCGCATGCCAACCCCACCTTGCAGTTCTCATCTCCATATGAGAAAATCTTTAACTCTCCCCCCACCTACAAAAAGAAACGCGTATTTTTGGGTGTCTTTGTTACCCCTGGCTTTGTCCCTACACTACTTAGAAGCTTGAACCTCGTTTTCATCCCTGTGTCTTCTTGGGATATTCCTTAACACCAAGTGCTTACTATTGTCTTGACCACAGCACTTCACACATTTATGTCTCTCGTCATGTGAAGTTTATAGAGTCTATTTTTCCATTCTCCTCTCTCCACACTCATCTTCCACGGCCACATTCTGACACACTCTTGCATTGGCTTATATTCACAATTCCTAATAGTCCACTCAATCCATCATCCTAAGCTCCGATGACTCTACCTCCAGCATATGTTCACCCTTCGTCCCCATCCCACACAACCATACCAGTTGATTTCACCACCACACAGGTTTCAACCTCTACTTCCAATCCTCAATCGGATCACCCACCCTTCCTCGAGTCAATCTTTTACAACCAACACTAACCAAAATTCGTCAACTTTACCACCAAACACCCAATCATCTCATGATAACAACCATCCAATTATAACCAGAGCCAAGTCCAATATTAACAAACCTGTAACCAAACTTAACCTCGATACTCAACTTAATCTCATTCATACCACAGAACCCTCAACTTCAACCCAAGCCCTAAAAGACCTCATTGGTGTCAGTCCATGTCAGAGGAATATAATTAGGGATGACAATGGGACGGGGATAGGATGGGTTTATCATCCTCATCCCCGTTCCCGAATTCCATCCCTACCCCCATACCCGCCCCGATCTCCGTTTTTTCAGATTCGGGAAACCGTGGGGATCAATTCTCTAtcccgtttcaaaaatattaatgggACAAGACATGGGCGGGTACAGAGATTCTCCGAACCAaaacttatttttatatattattattagtgataatatttatatcaatactaaaattaatgataatattattattatattattaatagtaataatgacattatttttattattaatattatttttgggaccGCCGAATTTTTTTCGGGGATTTTTTACCCTAAAAAATCGAGGATCCACATCCCTGTTCCGAATTTTCCAGGCAGGTCCCCAAACCCGTGGGAAAATTTTCATCCCTAAATATAATGCACTAGTAAAAAACGGTACATGGGAGCTCGTTTCTATGGATCGATCTCAGAAAATTATTGGCTGCAAgtgaatttttgaagaaaaaattgCCTAATGGAATCATCGACAAATCCAAGGCTCGTCTCGTCGCAAAAAGTTTTCATCAACGTCTAGAATTGATTTTTATGATACATTAGTCTGGTCGTTAAGCCCACCACAATTCGCTTAGTGTCATCTCTAGCAGTCACTCGTGGGTGGAATTTACGCTAGCCTGATGTCAATAATACCTTCCTACAAGGTCACCTCACTGAGGAGGTATtcatctctctctctctcaaagGAAGGACATTGCATTTGCAATCAACAAACTCTCGCAATTTATGCACCGCCCAATGCTCGATCATTGGAATGCAGTAAGCGTCTACTTCGTTATATATGCGGTACAATGGATCATGGTCTCTTAATCCATAAAAACTCCGATGACTCACTTCATGCTTTCTTTGATGCTGATTGGGGAGGTAACCCAGATGAGTACACATCCACCGCAGCATACATCGTTAATCTTGGCAAAAATCCGATCTCTTGGAGTTCTAAGAAAACAACGGCCTGTTGCACGCTCATCCACTGAGGCAGAATCCAGTTCAGTTGCTGCAACTTCATCTGAATTAAGCCGGAAACGCTCACTTCTCACAGAACTCGGTCTACAACTTCCACAAAAACCTGTGATATATTGTGATAACATCAGGGCAACCAAGCTGTGGCAACCCTGCCTTCCAATCAGGCATGAAACACGTTGCTCTACATGATAATTTACCAGGGAACAAGTATAAAGCGGTGCTCTTCGTGTAGCTCGTGTCACTTCAGCTGATCAATTGGGGGATGCACTTACTAAACCATTACCTTGAACTCGCTTTAAACATATATACAACAAGATTGGCACCTCCTCTCGGAGCTCCATCTTGCTGGGTATGTAGAAAAACTACATAAAGTTAGCTGTTAATCATCTTCCCACCATTAGTCGTCAATCATTTAGTCGTTATCTAGCATACTAGATAATTAAGAATATTTTGTAAGTATTGCATTTCTTCAGTGCTCCCCAATTAACTTTATCAAAGGGTTAAGCGTCCATTCGTCAAGTTTCAGAGCTCGGATACACACATTTACAGAGCCACAAAAGACACTCATCCAAAATTCACAGGATTTTCTTTTGATATCACCTTATAAAAGAAAGAGATCAACATTAGAAAGTCAGAAGTATGTCTAAAAGCATGAAATGCTTAATTTATTTCGCTCAATACATGCATTATTGAGAAGATATAAGCCAAGGCAGCTTAGTACAGAAGACCCTTAGTATTTACTCAGCTCATATGCCATTCAGGGAATTTACATTACATAGTTATTGACAGATGCCTGAGCTTTTAAACTTGAACTGTGTCAGCATCATACAAAATTTGATACATTTTGAAATCCCAGAGCACAATGCTTTGGAAAGGGCATCTCAAGATAAGCTGGAGGACACCATTAATCAACATCTACCACAAAGGCAAAACTCATCTCATATAATCCCGGCTCGAATATAGATTTCCAGAAGATGAAAGTTTGGAAACTTCAGTTTCTTCTACTATAATGCTGACCAAAACTCCTACAAGGCAAAGAAAGCTCTATGTTTCTCATTATCTTTCAGAAAACACTTACTCATCGGAAATTTCATTAATAGCACGGTTTTTCATCGAGGCGgatgaaaattcaaaataagTAGGCTTTGGGGTTGAGGGGCAGCCTATTGTACGTATCATCTGCTCCACACCTAACACTTGAAATTTATGGGGTCCATTTAAAGCAAAATTGTGAACTCTGTGCTCATAGATCTTCCCATTTTTGTCTAGCTTATACTCTGAAGTCCCGTCAAACCGGCTACGGCTCTCCCATGGAATTCGTGGGATGCCATGAACAATCCAACGAACCATTATCATGTTCTCCGATGGCTGCCACACACTTACAATGTCAACCCACAAGGCTTTGAAAAGGATCCCTCCATAGAATCGCAACGACCAGAAGATTGACTTGTAGTTTTCTATACCAGCAAAAGTGTTGTATGGATCTTTGAAAACAATATCGTCCCTATGCAATGAAGAAAGAAGAATGAAGAATTAGAGAAGTTTAATCTTGTCCTTTCTCATTCACGGTGAGGGACAAAGTGTAACAAGTCTCATGAAATTATACAGTTTAATTAAATCATGATTGAGAAAAACACATTCATATCTCCAATGCTAAAGCCTTTTACAAACTCCGAACTGAATAAATTTATGAATCGTCCACCCCACACAAATTGGCTTTTGAATTGTGGGGGATACTATACTATAAGAAGTCAATCAAAAACTTTCAAGAAGCAACATATGGCAAATCAACACATACAATCAATAAACTCAAAAGATGGGTGAGctaattatgaattttataaAATCCTTTATTATAGGACCTAAGTCATAGGAAACCAACCAAACAAGGTAGACAGCCGTTCTATATAGCCAAATCATCTCTATATTATAGCTCTTATCCGTAGCTGTGTACTTGACCACCCAAAGCTACATGACATGAGTGAAATATGGATTAAATACATAAGTTCCTAACAACTGATTGGCTTAAATCGGTGGAATTAAAAGCCGATAATTACCCTGATTTTACCTCGTTATCATGTATatattaatcaataaatttTCATAAGATCGGTCAAATTGGCTATAAAAACTGATCTATATAAAACTAATACAGCTTTCAAATCAATCTTTTTATAAAAAGATGTGAAGTAAACTGAGAACAGGAAAACAGATAGCCATCATGAGTAACAAACTATTTGATTATGTATTTTTTGCAAACAGAAAGGCATGAAAAGTTTCTTTAACGTCAAACCTGTAGATATCAAAGCTGAGTTCTTTGTGGAAAAGCTGGGGAAACTCCTCTCGGAGGGTCCGAATAGCATAACCCGTATTGACATGATAGTCCCGCCTCTCTTCTTCGTCATCCTCACTCTTTCTCGAAGGAAAAGGCGCGGTTTCACTCTGCTGCACCTCAGAGGAGAAAATCCCAACACTATCCTTGTAATTACCACTCAAATTCAAAATCTGAGCAGAACCCTTTTCCAAATCCCTAACACTGGAAGAGACCCTAATC from the Primulina eburnea isolate SZY01 chromosome 3, ASM2296580v1, whole genome shotgun sequence genome contains:
- the LOC140826576 gene encoding uncharacterized protein, giving the protein MALLIPYPDFFSSVGIRRENQSSIAQCLKNRNFGIRVSSSVRDLEKGSAQILNLSGNYKDSVGIFSSEVQQSETAPFPSRKSEDDEEERRDYHVNTGYAIRTLREEFPQLFHKELSFDIYRDDIVFKDPYNTFAGIENYKSIFWSLRFYGGILFKALWVDIVSVWQPSENMIMVRWIVHGIPRIPWESRSRFDGTSEYKLDKNGKIYEHRVHNFALNGPHKFQVLGVEQMIRTIGCPSTPKPTYFEFSSASMKNRAINEISDE